The Campylobacter armoricus sequence GTAGATATGAAATATATCAAAGAAGCTAATGAAAAATACATCTTAATGAAAGAAGTAGAAGAAAACAGTATTATTTATCAAAATGCCCTAATCTACGCATATATACTCAATGCTAAAAACACAAATTCTCAAATCATACAGTATCTAGTAAATCGTGGAGCTAAATTTGAAGTGCATGATGAGGGATATTCCGGTAGGACTCCTATGCATTTTTGGGCTAGACAAAATAATTATGAATTATTAGAACTAGCTATTAAAGGAGGAGCTAATGTAGATATGCAAACTTTTAGCAAATTAAGAAAATGTAACAATGAAACTCTTTTATTTGAAGCTGTAAAAGAAGCAGAAACTTATAGGGTTACACAGCTTTTAATCGAACTTGGAGCTAATGTGAATTTTGCTACCCCAGATACTCCTTTAGATATCGCAAAAGGATCTAGAAATAAAAAGCTTTTAAAAGATGCAGGAGCAATGACTTCAGAGCAAATCATAAAAAAATTTAATTTACCAGCATATGATTCTTCTCATTGTGAAATTGATGGAAAAACTGACTT is a genomic window containing:
- a CDS encoding ankyrin repeat domain-containing protein; the encoded protein is MKKLEDIKAMSFEEKMQIQKQLFDFISNNDLENVKNLLKDYPIKESFYEAHFKNQNSKDDLSLFDPCTTIVRAAFTCGNYDNDFSILDYLFDEYGLSLKDPKYNLRFVDMKYIKEANEKYILMKEVEENSIIYQNALIYAYILNAKNTNSQIIQYLVNRGAKFEVHDEGYSGRTPMHFWARQNNYELLELAIKGGANVDMQTFSKLRKCNNETLLFEAVKEAETYRVTQLLIELGANVNFATPDTPLDIAKGSRNKKLLKDAGAMTSEQIIKKFNLPAYDSSHCEIDGKTDFDLLGKYHDEYSKFLNDAIKKPRRMEKKRCK